A region of the Curvibacter sp. AEP1-3 genome:
AGCAATGCCGGCGTGATGCAAGGAGCGGCAGCCCCCATGCTGGTTGTGGCCATTCTGGCCATGATGGTTCTGCCCCTGCCTCCGCTGTTGCTGGACATGTTCTTCACCATCAACATCGCCGTGGCGCTGATGGTGATGATGGTGGCCGCCTACATGATCCGGCCACTGGACTTTGCCGCCTTCCCATCGGTGCTTTTGTTGACGACCTTGATGCGCCTCTCGCTCAACGTGGCATCCACGCGGGTGGTTTTGCTGGAAGGCCACACCGGCCCTGGCGCAGCGGGTGCAGTGATTGAAGCGTTCGGCCACTTCCTGATCGGCGGCAACTTCGCTGTCGGTCTGATTGTGTTTGCCATCCTGGTGGTGATCAACTTTGTCGTCGTCACCAAGGGCTCCGAACGCATTGCCGAAGTATCTGCCCGCTTTACCCTGGATGCGATGCCGGGCAAACAGATGGCTGTGGATGCAGACCTGAATGCGGGCCTGATCGATGAAAAGGAAGCCAAACGCCGCCGCGCTGAAATCGGCGAAGAGGCGGAATTCTTCGGCTCCATGGACGGCGCCTCCAAATTTGTTCGTGGCGATGCGATCGCGGGCATCCTGATCCTGTTAATCAATATCTTCGGTGGATTCGCCATCGGTATCTTGCAGCACGACCTGAGCGCATCCCAAGCCGCCAACTCCTACATCCTGCTGGCCGTAGGTGACGCATTGGTAGCGCAGATTCCGGGTTTGCTGATCTCGGTGGCTGCCGCCATGGTGGTCTCCCGCGTCGGCAAAGACAAGGACATCGGCAAGCAGATCGTCGGACAGATGTTTGTGTCACCCAAAGTCTTGGGTATTACCGCGGTGATCATGTTGATCCTCGGCTTGATCCCCAACATGCCGCACTTCGTGTTCCTGAGTATCGGTGCCGTCTTGGCATACGGGGCATGGGCTCTGGCCAATCGCCCCATCCCCACGGAGGCTGACATTGCACCTGCAGCGCCTACCGGCGACGGCGATGCCACCTGGGATGACTTGCAACCCGTGGATCAGCTGGGACTTGAGCTTGGTTACCGCCTGATTGCACTGGTAGACAAAACCCGCCAGGGCGACTTGCTGAACCGCATCAAGGGCGTACGCCGCAAATTTGCACAAGAGGTGGGATTCCTCCCCCCCTCGGTCCATGTACGTGACAACCTCGAGCTCAAGCCCAGTGCTTACCGCATTACCTTGCGCGGTGTCATCGTCGGCGAGGGCGAGGCTTTTCCGGGCATGTACCTCGCAATCAACCCTGGCGGCATCACCACGCCGCTCATTGGGACCGCCACCACCGACCCTGCCTTCGGACTGCCCGCACACTGGATCGACGAACGCCAAAAGGAAGCCGCGCAAATGGCCGGATTTACGGTGGTTGATTCCGAGACTGTCATGGCAACCCATTTGTCACACTTGATGCAAGTCCAGGCCTCCAAGCTTTTGAGCCGGACAGAAACGCAACAACTCGTGGAACACGTGGCAAAACTTGCTCCCAAATTGATAGAAGAGGTCGTCCCCAAAATGGTCTCCATCGCAGTCTTCCAGAAGGTTCTGCAACTGCTGCTGGACGAGTCGGTGCATATCCGCGACATCCGCACCATCATCGAATCCATTGCAGAACACGCGCCCTCCACCAGCGACCCCGTCGAGCTCGCCAAACGGGTCCGCGTGGCACTGTCTCCAGCGATCGTGCAGCAGATTTACGGCCCAACCCGGGAGCTCAATGTCATTGCTATCGACCCGGGTCTGGAGCGCTTGCTGGTGCAAGCCTTGGGCAGCGCCTCCGGCTCCGCACTGGACCCCGGTGTTGCCGACATGCTCAGCCGCAATGCTGCTGAGACAGCCATGAAACAAGAAGAGGTGGGCGTACCCGCTTGCTTGCTGGTTCCGGACCAAATCCGCGGCGCGATCTCCCGACTGGTTCGCCGCGTCGCACCCCGCTTGCAGGTCCTTGCTCACAGTGAAATCCCTGAAACCCACACGATCCGTATCGGTCCGATCTTGAGAGGCGCCACATCATGAACGTCCAACGCTTTACCGCAGCCACTTCCCGCGAAGCACTTGCCAAAGCACGACAAGCCTTCGGAGAGGGAACCCTGATTCTTTCCAACCGCCCTACCGCAAACGGTGTGGAAGTCGTTGCAACGGCCGAAGATAGCCTTGCAACCCTGGAGTCCGCTGTCAGCGCAGCAGGTTCCCGCTCCGGCAACACGCCACAGCGCCAACCCCAGCCTCAACCCAGCTACCGCGAAGTCGCCAGTAAAGTGGAAGAGGACGCAGAGCAACTCGCAATGAGCACGCTCTCTTTCCAGGACTATGTCCGGGAACGCATGTTGCGCCGTCGTGCAGAAGCAGCTCAAGTGCAAGCGCCTGCTCCCGCAGCCCTACCGGCACCCGTGCATGTCGCCGTAGAACAGATTCAAGCCGAGCGCCCTCGTCCTACATTGACGCAACGTATTGCCATGGATATCGAGGCGCAACCCAAG
Encoded here:
- the flhA gene encoding flagellar biosynthesis protein FlhA, translating into MNAQLKSFQQWYASNAGVMQGAAAPMLVVAILAMMVLPLPPLLLDMFFTINIAVALMVMMVAAYMIRPLDFAAFPSVLLLTTLMRLSLNVASTRVVLLEGHTGPGAAGAVIEAFGHFLIGGNFAVGLIVFAILVVINFVVVTKGSERIAEVSARFTLDAMPGKQMAVDADLNAGLIDEKEAKRRRAEIGEEAEFFGSMDGASKFVRGDAIAGILILLINIFGGFAIGILQHDLSASQAANSYILLAVGDALVAQIPGLLISVAAAMVVSRVGKDKDIGKQIVGQMFVSPKVLGITAVIMLILGLIPNMPHFVFLSIGAVLAYGAWALANRPIPTEADIAPAAPTGDGDATWDDLQPVDQLGLELGYRLIALVDKTRQGDLLNRIKGVRRKFAQEVGFLPPSVHVRDNLELKPSAYRITLRGVIVGEGEAFPGMYLAINPGGITTPLIGTATTDPAFGLPAHWIDERQKEAAQMAGFTVVDSETVMATHLSHLMQVQASKLLSRTETQQLVEHVAKLAPKLIEEVVPKMVSIAVFQKVLQLLLDESVHIRDIRTIIESIAEHAPSTSDPVELAKRVRVALSPAIVQQIYGPTRELNVIAIDPGLERLLVQALGSASGSALDPGVADMLSRNAAETAMKQEEVGVPACLLVPDQIRGAISRLVRRVAPRLQVLAHSEIPETHTIRIGPILRGATS